Proteins co-encoded in one Neofelis nebulosa isolate mNeoNeb1 chromosome 2, mNeoNeb1.pri, whole genome shotgun sequence genomic window:
- the CREB1 gene encoding cyclic AMP-responsive element-binding protein 1 isoform X3 encodes MSVNLNSERQFEDAASGDVQTYQIRTAPTSTIAPGVVMASSPALPTQPAEEAARKREVRLMKNREAARECRRKKKEYVKCLENRVAVLENQNKTLIEELKALKDLYCHKSD; translated from the exons ATGTCAGTGAATTTGAATTCTGAACGTCAGTTTGAAGATG CTGCCTCTGGAGATGTACAGACATACCAGATTCGCACAGCACCCACTAGCACCATTGCCCCCGGAGTTGTTATGGCATCCTCCCCAGCACTTCCTACACAGCCTGCTGAAGAAGCAGCACGAAAGAGAGAGGTTCGGCTCATGAAGAACAG GGAAGCAGCACGAGAGTGTcgtagaaagaagaaagaatatgtgaAATGTTTAGAAAACAGAGTGGCAGTGCTTGAAAACCAAAATAAGACTCTCATTGAGGAGCTAAAAGCACTTAAGGACCTTTACTGCCACAAATCAGATTAA